In Periophthalmus magnuspinnatus isolate fPerMag1 chromosome 9, fPerMag1.2.pri, whole genome shotgun sequence, the sequence GTAAGCCGCTTCTCTGCCAGTATGGGGTCTggaggtgcatgatgggattgTGTGATGACAACTGCAGGAGCTGTACAATTTTACGCCACTGTTTCTAGGAACATGTTCTTCTTTGCTTTCTAGAATGTTACAcggtatggctttaaactttgtGATCTCCATTTAGACAAGCCCACTCACATTGAGAATACATGTTTctgaaagtaaaataaacattcgGTATATTTAATGGAGACTCAAGAATAAGAATGTTATTAAATTATACTATGAACTATGTAACTGTGGGTGGGCTTTAAATGAAGATCGTGCAGCTTTACGTCGTGGGGTTTTGCTATGGCATCACATTTGGATTGTATCTTCGTCAAGTAATGCATCTGTACAGGGACTAAACAGACTTACTCTACTACATGAAAAATCGGCAGCGGTGAAAAGAGTACAGAAAATTTGATACATCGCTAATAATGTACTGTGCAAATACTGCAGCCAAAAttgttcttaagtaaaagtaaaaagtgagtGACAAATAATACTCAATACTGGTTACTAGTCACCCTGTCACACAATTTTAGAAGCTTTGTAGATCACACTTTTATACAAAATGTGTTCAATCAAAATGGGTAAAACTAAATGTAGTCATATTAAACCACAACTTGCAGATTCAGTGCTGTTATGTGTTTGTCGTGATAGAAAGGAGCAAACACAGACATGACATGGATTACAGAATTGGGACTTGTGCAATATTCAGtaacttaaattatttttaaaaagaaaattacaaTTATATGGCTGCAATTATACACAAGTGCAAGTACAGGTATAAATatctactcaaaaaagtacaattacagttgtccctcactatatcgtggttcacctttagCGGCCTCGCTGTTTTTTGGCCTCtgaattttgcatgcttttttgcagtgtatgagcgtgcattgtgttctgcgtcctgattggctaaaggactgtagaccactgtccatcagtctcctccacgccgtgtctcctgtacagtacagaatgtgctcagacaaatttacataaatgttggatcgcactgtgactctgaagtgctgtatgtttgcaagttttcagTGTCTTTAAGTGTAATATTCATAGAGTGTTAAAAGAATGGGATGGAGGCCCCGTGTCTTCAGTTGTGGCTGAGGAGAAAATAATATcccagaaacaaagaaaacagcagTGACACAAACAGAATCCATGTCCACTTTTTGCGTTTGCGGAGGTATTCCTCCAGTAGCTGCCTGTAGCTCTCCGACTGCACCTCCAGATTCTGCTTCAACTCCTGACAGCGACTCTCCAAGATGTCCGCCCTCTCCTTGTCCCACTCCTGCCTCCGCCGCTCCATCTCTCTGCGGAGCTGCTCCAGTTGTTTCTCCGCTCTCCGCCTCTCCTCGGCTTCTCCTCCagccctcctctccacctcctccaccctcttCTTCCACTCCACACGCACCGTTTCCACCTCTCGTCTGCGTCTCTTCGTTTCCTCCACCTGCTCTTTCATCCGTTCCCGGCGCTCCTGTTTGATTAGCTCCTCTGTTTCTTTGAGCTGCCTGTCTCTCAGCGCCTTCTCCTGCTCAAACCTTCTACTGTTCTCGGTAAGTTGGTTTTTCAGCGCTTTGACATCCATCTCATGCTGAAtctcttttctttcactttcaAACATTTCTTTGGTGAAGCCACAGTTTGTCTGCACCATTTTGTCAATCTTCCTCAGTAATTCTGCAACTTGTGCGCAATTACTTTCATCTTTATTGTTTAAGATGTGGCACCTGCCCCGACTCTCCTTTAACATTTCCTTAACAAAGTCATCACATTCTTCTATGTAATTCTGAAAAGACTGATTCTCCAGTTCGTCTCCTCTGGTGAAAACAATCATGACAAACTGCATGGCCTTTTCTCCGAGCCTCTCTCTGATCAGCTGCAGGGATCGGCGGTCTTCATTGTGGATGTTCCCAATCGGCAGCAGCAGTAAAAATGCGTGAGGTCCTGGAGCCAGCAGAGAAATGCATTTGGACAGCTCCTCTTCACTGAAACTCCTGTTAAATAAAGGGGGCGTGATCACCACCATCACCTGCCGTCCCTGCACCGTCCTACACACCGCCTCACACCTCGCCTTCGCTCTTTTTGGAGCAGCTTTTGGTTGGAAACATCTCTCCCCCAGAATAGTGTTTGCAGAAGCACTTTTCCCGCTGCCACTTTTACCAATCAGAGCAATCCTCAGTTCCATCTGGCTCAAATATATCTGTGGAGACTTCTGTGTTTTCTCTATTAGAGCTTCTGTAAACATGTCTTTGGTGTAGGCTCTGGTGCCcccttgtgttagtttgtccaCAGTCTTCATCACCTCCAGGACCTGCTGTGGGTCCCTGATGTTCAGACACAGGGCTCttcttccacagatctgacacaaCTCCTCCAGGTCCACACCACTTTCTTTGAAGAAGTCCACAGGTTCAGCAGCATccgactccatggagataaggacCAGAGTGAAGTCTTTGACTTGAGCGCTCAATGTTTTCTGTAAGATTTCAAACTCCTCCTTGTCTTCGTCGGTGAGGGGACCCTGCTGTAGAACCAGGATGAAGGCGTGGACGCCCTCAGGAGCACAGAGGGAGATGCAGCGGAGGCACTGCTGCATCACTGCCTCCAGAGGTTTTCCAGACAGAGCTGGCAGCTCCATCAGAGACACCCGACGCCCACACACCTCTccctcatgtttaacacactgcCCTGGGCCGCTTGCTGCAGGGAGCTCTGCTTGCCCTAAAATGGACTCAGCTGCTGAGGTCTTCCCTGCTCCACTCCTCCCAAAAAGTACCAGGTTCAGAGAGGGTTTCTCTTTTGTACCAACGGCCAAAGTCAGACCTGAGTCTTCCTCCTCAGAGGGGTCAGGGCTCAGATGATTTCCACTGTTCTCTTTCAACATGTCACAGATTCTTGAGAACAGCTCTTTACGTTTAAATACTTTCAGATCCAGATCATGTTGATATAGATCAGAGTGATGCATCCACATATATCTGTATCTACATCTGATGATCATGTCTCTTATATGTGTCTGTCTCATGTATTTCTCCATGGACCCTGGTGTCTCTGCTTGTGGCCTGAACATCAGCACCAGTGAATGTTGGAAGGCCTGCTCACTGAGGCTCTCCAGGACTGACTGTAGTCTGCTTTTGTGTTGCTCAGTGAAGTCCTCAGGCTGTAGAACCAGCAGGAACACATGAGGACCAGGGGCACTCAGATCTTTAATGTCTCGTATGAACGGCTGGAGTTCTTGTTGAGAGGTGGTGGAGAAGAGCTGGTCTGGAGTGTAGATCACAGTCACTGGTTTGTTCTGGAATGTTTCTCTGACTTTAACACATTGAGGTAAAAATTTGATGGACCCAGACTTTCCCAAAAGAAGGTTTCCCACAGAGCTCCTCAGACTCCAGCTGCTCCCCAGAAGAACAAGCCTCAGCTCCAAAACTGGAAAAAGCACAAATAGACAACATTTTTAGACCAAGATaaagacagaaaagacatttCCCACAATCTATTGCTAAACATTATCCTAACTCTCATTAATAGTATTTTGATAACTATGCCGACATGCTACTGACGATGATTGCTGAGTGACCACAAGATGACCATTCTCTTACCTTACTGAAGTGAACTCATAAAAGGCCTTAGGttgataaagaaaataacatgttttttaacaaCAATTAGCCGACTGTACTTTCACACATTCATTTGTACCTGAGGATAAGCTTTATAACATGCTATTTGTAATTACAATTTAATGAACTTAATAGTAATATAGTAATGTAGTAGTAATAtagtaatgtttttgttatcTTTCAATGTAAAATATTGATGTGTCTGTCTTGAATGTCACACATTGACCCCGATGAGGAGACAtaaagagaaatagagagaaatagatagatagagagagagagagagagagagagagagagagagagagagagagagagagagcgagctgTACTGTAATATGAACGATCAGGTGATGTGAGAGAAAAGCTAATCATTTACTATCAGCACTGTGATTTATGGTCTTTTGTTTGACCAAAGGCACTCTGCCCTGTGCCACACCTGGATTTAAAGCAGGCTTGAATAAGGTCAAATGTATTACATAGTGTTCACTTATTTCATTTTGATGTGACAGAAGTATGCACATGATTTTATGGGTATGGTAAAATTTAAGGTGTGAATTTAGAGtaaattgtaaaagcagcactttgtgacaaaatgCTATCTGATCTAATTGTGAAATATTTGATCAATCTCATGTGACAGAGCGATGGCGGTCTACTCTGCCTCATTTCTGTCTGAGAAAGTCCTCACCTAAAGATTCATGCGTGTAAATACGAGCAATGGACTAAAAGTTTTGTGAGAGCGGGAAATGCAGCTTAAATGACAATGAACTAAAGTTGTATCAGTGGAATTGTTTTGACTCACAATCTGGAGGAAGAATctcgtaactgctgctgtgctTCAGGGGCTTCAACTCTGCCACTGTGAAGTAAAAAACATGAAGCATGAGAGGAGCAGACGAAGAGCGTCAGAAGAGCAGCTGatgcagagggtcagatgaagcagaggagagggtcagataaagcagagaggagggtcaGAAGGGCagcagatgcagaggagaggatggtcagacggagcagaggatacaAAGGGAGagagtcagatggagcagaggatgcagtggAGAGGGTCAAGAAGAGCAGCAGATGCAGAGGATCAGATAAAGTAGAGaggagggtcagaagagcagaggagagggaaaacTGGAGCAGAGGAATCCCTATGGAGTTGGACTTACCTGGACATGCCATGTTTTACAtcgatcatcaaaaacatgtgaatTCGCactagaaaaaaagaaaataaaaagacaatgaCCTTgtttaacaataacaatatgatGAAAATGCTTATTAggcttttatttcagttttatgccacATTATCTGCAGCTTGTGTTTCTTCATATTTAATTAGCCTGCCATCTAATGTAATTTCTGGTAtgaatgggttttttttttttttttacttagacTATCATACATTGTAATTCACTTGGTACAGTCTCATTTTAAcactcaaatgtaaaataatcacGTGATCACcctcatataaaaacataataatcaaAGACTGAACGCACGCATATATAGGAGTAACAACTCCCAATAGCAAGTTCAAGAAACATTTTTGGGCAAatttctgttaaaatgtttgtaggAATCTGCGGAATTCTCCTCACCGTGAGCTGTGGATCCTGTGGACGGGAAAATGTTCACGAGGGAAACACGAATCTGCAGCAAAACTTTACGATACGTGTCTGATCctcgtttttgtttttagttggctaaaaacaaaaactagactAGACATTACAGCTCAATCGTATCGTAATTAGCTCCATACAGAGGTTTATTTAGTTAAACTCACCGTGAGACTTTTCACCTGCGTCATTTGGTCCggtgtgaaagtgaaagtgtcgTGTTCACATCCAAACTTCACAAACCGCAGGATAATCGTCCCATTAAAAAATAACAGCAAAGAAATGGATTTAGTGTGGAATAGACGAACCTACAATCAGACGATCTACAAGAGAAAATACAATGATCCGTGAAAACAACGcgcacaaaacattaaacattaaaccagCGACACAAGcgctcagccaatcacagacttTTATTAGTGACAGTGGGATAAGGAGCAGGTCAAGGGTCAACTGAGAATATTTACATGTGAGAGATTAAAATGCACACGTATTCATTAACTATGCTAAATCTTGGTGCAAATTTAGGCTTTCGTTAGTTTGAATGAAagctttatatattttttttcttcaaaaaaaaaaaaaaaaatcaacgtTCAGCTCTGTAAATGAACTCTAGCCAACACTGTGAAACGTAGATATTAAATAACAAAGGACATACAAGAATACACGCAACCACTACTGTAGAAATGGTGAAtgataatttta encodes:
- the LOC117376682 gene encoding GTPase IMAP family member 8-like — protein: MACPVAELKPLKHSSSYEILPPDFLELRLVLLGSSWSLRSSVGNLLLGKSGSIKFLPQCVKVRETFQNKPVTVIYTPDQLFSTTSQQELQPFIRDIKDLSAPGPHVFLLVLQPEDFTEQHKSRLQSVLESLSEQAFQHSLVLMFRPQAETPGSMEKYMRQTHIRDMIIRCRYRYMWMHHSDLYQHDLDLKVFKRKELFSRICDMLKENSGNHLSPDPSEEEDSGLTLAVGTKEKPSLNLVLFGRSGAGKTSAAESILGQAELPAASGPGQCVKHEGEVCGRRVSLMELPALSGKPLEAVMQQCLRCISLCAPEGVHAFILVLQQGPLTDEDKEEFEILQKTLSAQVKDFTLVLISMESDAAEPVDFFKESGVDLEELCQICGRRALCLNIRDPQQVLEVMKTVDKLTQGGTRAYTKDMFTEALIEKTQKSPQIYLSQMELRIALIGKSGSGKSASANTILGERCFQPKAAPKRAKARCEAVCRTVQGRQVMVVITPPLFNRSFSEEELSKCISLLAPGPHAFLLLLPIGNIHNEDRRSLQLIRERLGEKAMQFVMIVFTRGDELENQSFQNYIEECDDFVKEMLKESRGRCHILNNKDESNCAQVAELLRKIDKMVQTNCGFTKEMFESERKEIQHEMDVKALKNQLTENSRRFEQEKALRDRQLKETEELIKQERRERMKEQVEETKRRRREVETVRVEWKKRVEEVERRAGGEAEERRRAEKQLEQLRREMERRRQEWDKERADILESRCQELKQNLEVQSESYRQLLEEYLRKRKKWTWILFVSLLFSLFLGYYFLLSHN